In Nocardia sp. NBC_00403, one DNA window encodes the following:
- a CDS encoding helix-turn-helix domain-containing protein → MTSEDDASTLPRRQLGRFLRETREGQGLSLDQAAKLAELSKSGLHRIETAQVAKVKIREIRALCEIYGVSADETSRVLKLAEQAQVKSWHTAFDGLYSDSTFNMFVGLEASARQLISYHEIVPGLLQTADYARALISAFYRDSSPEDIDRRVELRLKRQAIITRKSDPVKLELLLHESALHRVLGSPRIMAAQLRHLAEISKLPNVSLRIHPFTSGCMLGLLHGPLVILDFGINAKGEQVEPPLVYFEGAGKPDLYLESADDVRRYAELATAIRSTCVDETRSRDLLRQAARSYAA, encoded by the coding sequence TTGACCAGCGAAGATGACGCTTCGACGCTGCCCAGGCGACAGCTTGGGCGATTCCTCCGCGAAACCCGCGAAGGACAGGGGCTGTCCCTCGACCAAGCCGCGAAGCTGGCCGAACTGAGCAAGAGTGGGCTACACCGCATCGAAACCGCGCAGGTGGCGAAGGTAAAGATTCGCGAAATCAGAGCCCTGTGCGAGATATACGGAGTGTCAGCGGACGAAACCAGCCGCGTGCTCAAACTTGCCGAGCAGGCACAGGTCAAGAGTTGGCACACTGCGTTCGACGGTCTCTACAGCGATTCCACATTCAATATGTTCGTTGGACTCGAAGCCTCTGCGCGCCAGCTGATTTCATACCATGAGATCGTTCCCGGCCTGTTGCAGACGGCCGACTACGCACGCGCACTGATCAGCGCGTTCTATCGTGATAGCAGCCCGGAGGACATCGACCGCCGGGTGGAGCTGCGACTGAAACGGCAAGCGATCATCACCCGCAAGTCCGACCCAGTGAAACTCGAACTGTTGCTTCACGAATCCGCTCTACACCGCGTCCTCGGCAGCCCTCGCATCATGGCCGCACAGTTGCGACACCTGGCCGAGATCAGCAAGCTACCAAACGTCTCACTTCGGATACACCCGTTCACGAGTGGGTGCATGTTGGGCCTGTTGCACGGCCCGTTAGTGATCCTCGATTTCGGCATCAACGCCAAGGGTGAGCAGGTTGAGCCACCGCTGGTCTATTTCGAAGGTGCCGGTAAGCCGGATCTTTACCTCGAGAGTGCCGACGATGTCCGGCGTTATGCTGAGCTTGCTACGGCCATCCGGAGTACATGCGTGGATGAAACGAGATCGCGAGACCTGCTCAGGCAGGCAGCAAGGAGTTATGCAGCGTGA
- a CDS encoding Tn3 family transposase, protein MKYTQAGPSTIVFCGTDSALTGADREHAEVSMPVLHLRQSALAHINTMLLQAVLEDPRFNDLVGATERRALSPLFWSNFNLYARFRLDTNTCLDLTREGNQVAVLVRSSHLLLRRSTVPGRLHAD, encoded by the coding sequence TTGAAATACACGCAGGCGGGCCCGAGCACCATCGTCTTCTGCGGCACGGACTCCGCGCTCACCGGCGCCGACCGCGAGCACGCCGAGGTGTCGATGCCTGTGCTGCACCTGCGGCAATCCGCGCTGGCGCACATCAACACCATGCTGCTGCAAGCGGTTCTGGAGGATCCGCGATTCAACGACCTGGTCGGGGCGACCGAACGGCGCGCACTGTCGCCGTTGTTCTGGTCCAACTTCAACCTCTACGCCCGGTTCCGGCTCGACACGAACACCTGCCTGGACCTCACCCGGGAAGGCAACCAGGTCGCGGTCCTCGTCCGCAGCTCACACCTTCTACTTCGCCGGAGCACCGTCCCCGGACGGTTGCACGCCGATTGA
- the aac(6') gene encoding aminoglycoside 6'-N-acetyltransferase yields MHIHACGAGDLDELAVLRTQLWPDSSVAEHRADVGEQYDGSTSASAFLARDEHGAAVGFGEVTLRHDYVNGCDTSPVAFLEGLFVITTHRRRGVARALCAAVEAWGRGHGCTELGSDALLGNVNAQEMHAALGFEERERVVCYRKMM; encoded by the coding sequence ATGCATATACATGCCTGCGGTGCAGGCGATCTGGACGAGTTGGCCGTCCTGCGCACACAACTGTGGCCGGACAGCTCTGTCGCCGAGCATCGCGCCGACGTCGGCGAGCAATACGACGGTTCAACCTCTGCGTCCGCATTCCTGGCTCGCGACGAGCACGGCGCCGCAGTCGGCTTCGGTGAAGTCACGTTGCGCCATGACTACGTCAACGGTTGCGACACCTCACCGGTCGCGTTCCTCGAGGGTCTCTTCGTGATCACTACCCACCGGAGAAGAGGAGTAGCCCGGGCGCTGTGCGCGGCGGTAGAGGCATGGGGTCGCGGCCACGGCTGCACCGAACTCGGCTCTGATGCCCTGCTGGGCAACGTCAACGCGCAGGAAATGCACGCCGCCTTGGGGTTCGAAGAACGCGAACGTGTTGTGTGTTACCGAAAGATGATGT
- a CDS encoding DUF397 domain-containing protein: MNNIDLSRAPWFKSSHSGSQSDCVEVAWLAGGGVSVRDSNNPSSPALIFTPGEWDAFTAGVMVGDDRPLDE, translated from the coding sequence GTGAACAACATTGACTTGTCTCGAGCTCCCTGGTTCAAAAGCAGTCACAGTGGCAGCCAGAGCGACTGTGTTGAGGTGGCGTGGCTCGCAGGCGGCGGCGTCAGCGTCCGCGATTCGAATAACCCCAGCAGTCCGGCGCTGATCTTCACGCCGGGCGAATGGGACGCCTTCACCGCTGGCGTCATGGTCGGAGACGACCGCCCCCTAGACGAGTAG
- a CDS encoding DUF3558 domain-containing protein — MSSRGKTLLGAAFAVSAVVLLSGCGQSSDGDAKPTTPSTSAAPSLAADAPSSYNPCKDVPQSVLDAEKLHQTRIANDDTSAGVKWRGCAYVRSSSYGVSIRTTNLTIDAVRSRNFPETAEFTINGRRAISTRQFDGPFIKEACTVDVEMKGGSLEINLTNPKATDTGNLDSCQLARDLAEKVAPSLPATA, encoded by the coding sequence ATGTCCAGCAGGGGAAAAACACTGCTCGGTGCCGCGTTTGCCGTCAGCGCTGTTGTCTTGCTTTCGGGATGTGGACAATCGAGCGACGGCGACGCCAAGCCCACAACTCCTTCCACAAGTGCCGCGCCTTCGCTGGCTGCTGATGCGCCGAGCAGCTACAACCCATGCAAAGACGTTCCACAAAGCGTGCTGGACGCGGAGAAGCTGCACCAAACCCGCATCGCCAACGACGATACGAGCGCTGGGGTCAAATGGCGCGGTTGCGCCTACGTACGGTCGAGCAGCTATGGGGTGAGTATCCGCACAACGAATCTCACCATCGATGCCGTCCGCAGCCGCAACTTCCCGGAGACCGCCGAGTTCACTATCAATGGCAGGCGGGCGATCTCGACACGTCAGTTCGACGGCCCGTTCATCAAAGAGGCATGCACCGTGGATGTCGAGATGAAGGGCGGCAGCCTCGAAATCAATCTGACCAACCCCAAGGCAACCGACACCGGAAACCTTGACTCGTGTCAGTTGGCGCGCGACTTGGCGGAGAAGGTTGCACCCAGTCTGCCCGCCACTGCCTGA
- a CDS encoding DUF397 domain-containing protein: MNANPTGVNWFKSSHSSGQTECVEVAWLDGANVGVRDSKNPTGPALIFTPSEWDAFTAGVTNGEFNHPA; this comes from the coding sequence GTGAATGCGAACCCGACCGGAGTGAACTGGTTCAAGAGCAGCCACAGCAGCGGCCAAACCGAGTGCGTTGAGGTGGCGTGGCTCGACGGGGCCAACGTTGGCGTTCGTGACTCGAAGAACCCTACCGGCCCGGCACTGATCTTCACCCCGAGCGAATGGGACGCCTTCACCGCTGGCGTCACCAACGGAGAGTTCAACCACCCAGCCTGA